GCGCCAGGCGAGCAATTGTCCGCCCAGGAAGGCCACCGATGTCAGCGCACCTGTGAGAAGAGCAAGCCGGAGATTGTCAAGTCGTCCCTTGTGTGCGGCAGACACGGCGCCCTGCAGCGCCATGCTCGCCAGCACCAGCATTGCGGTGTTGAGCCACAGTATCCTCGGCACCGGAGCGGCCTGCCAGTCGGCATAGACCATGCGCATGAAATAGGCGCTGATCAGGAGCGCAAACAGCGCGCCTACCACTGCAAGGAACACACCAAGCCCGATCTTGGCCGGGTGCATGAGCGACGCTTCCGTTTCGGGAAACGCCGTCACCGGCCCCGCCTCCAGCCATGGCTTGGACATCAGCCGCTGGCGCGACAGCCACCAGCCGACTATAGCGGCTATTGCGGCGAGGAATATCACGATCGCGCTCATGTACTGCCGCCCCGTGTCAATGGGTTTGGATCGTTCTGCGGAATAAAGTCTTCCGGCGCGCCTGGTACGCTGTAGTCGTAGGCCCAGCGATAGACCACCGGCAACTCCTTGCCGAAGTTGCCGTGCGGGGGCGGCGTGCCTGCCGTCTGCCATTCCAGCGTCGTCGCCCGCCAAGGGTTATCGCCGGCTGGTCGGCCATGCCGGATGCTCCACAGGAGATTGAACAGGAACACCATCTGGGCGAAGCCGACCGTCAGCGCGGCAATGGTGATGAATTCGTTCAGCGTATGCACCGACGGCGGGACAAAGGCAGTGTCGCCGATCTCGGGATAGCGCCGCGGCACGCCGACCAGCCCGACATAATGCATCGGGAAGAAGATCATATAGGCGCCGAGGAAGGTCACCCAGAAATGGAAGCGGCCCATCGCTTCGTTAAGCATCCTACCGGTGACCTTGGGGTACCAATGATAGATCGCGCCAAAGACGACGAGTATCGGCGCCACGCCCATCACCATGTGGAAATGAGCGACCACGAACATCGTTTGCGCCAGCGGGACGTCGACCACCACGTTCCCGAGGAACAGGCCGGTCAACCCACCATTGACGAAGGTGACGATGAAGGCGAGCGCAAACAGCATCGGGATCGTCAGGTGGATGTCGCCGCGCCACAGCGTTAGCACCCAGTTGTAGACCTTGATGGCGGTGGGAATGGCGATGATCAGCGTGGTGGTAGCGAAAAAGAAGCCGAAATAGGGATGCATGCCCGAGACATACATATGATGCGCCCAGACGACGAAGGAGAGTGCGCCGATGCTAATGATCGCCCACACCATCATGCGATAGCCGAAGATGTTCTTGCGCGCATGCGTACTGATGAGATCGGAGACGATGCCGAAAGCGGGCAGCGCCACGATGTAGACTTCGGGATGGCCGAAGAACCAGAACAGGTGCTGGAACATGATCGGGCTTCCACCGTCGTGCGGGAGCGGGGTGGTGCCCATCTCCACGATCGCAGGCATGAAGAAGCTCGAGCCGATCACCCGGTCGAACAGCATCATGACGCAAGCGACGAAGAGTGCGGGGAAAGCAAGCAGCGCCATCACCGTGGCCGTGAAAATACCCCAGACAGTCAGCGGCAGGCGCATCAACGTCATACCACGCGTGCGCCCCTGAAGCACGGTCACCACATAGTTGAGGCCGCCCATGGTGAAGCCGATGATGAACAGGATCAGCGAAACGAGCATCAGGATGATGCCCCAGTCCTGCCCGCCGGGCGTGCCCGAGGTGATGGCCTGCGGCGGATAGAGCGTCCAACCCGCGCCCGTCGGCCCGCCCGGCGCAAAGAAGCTGCCAACCAGCACCAGAACAGCGAGCAGGTAGATCCAGTAGCTCAGCATGTTGACATAGGGAAACACCATGTCGCGTGCGCCGACCATCAACGGGATCAGATAGTTGCCAAAACCGCCAAGGAAGAGCGCGGTCAGGAGATAGATCACCATGATCATGCCGTGCATGGTCATGAACTGATAGTAGATTTCCGGCGTGATGGACGTGAACGTGTCGGGGAAACCAAGCTTCAGACGCATCAGCCAGGACAGCACCAGCGCGACAAGGCCAATCGCTGTCGCCGTGCCTGCATACTGGATGGCGATGACCTTGGCGTCCTGCGAGAAGACGTATTTCGTCCACCAACTGTGCGGATGATAGAGCTCAACCTCAGCCACTTCTGCGGCCGGAATGAGGCCAGCTCCATGAGGCGTGATGTCAACCATTGGTGCACTTCCTCGCTCGTTTCCGTCTCCGGCAAGGCAACCTCCTGGGCCGCCTCGCCCAATACCTTTCCCTAGTCGGCCTTGGCCTTTGCCGGCTCGACAAGCGCGCCTGTCTTGGCGGGCGCCGACAGTTGGGCAAAAGTCGACTGCTGCTGCAGCCAGGCCAGATAATCCTGTTCGGTGTCGACCTTCACCACGCCGCGCATGAACGCATGGCCGACACCGCAAAGCTGGGAGCAAAGAACCTCGAACGTTCCAGTCCGTGTCGGGGTAAACCAGAAATAGGTGACCGTGCCCGGAACCATGTCCATCTTGGCGCGGAACTCCGGCACGTAGAAATCGTGTATTACGTCGATCGAGCGCAGCAACATTTTGACCGGCTTGCCGACCTGCAGATGGAGGTCGGCCGCCACGACCACGACATCGTCCTGACCGTTGCGATCCTGCGGATTGATGCCGAGCGGATTGTCCGGACTGATAAGCTTGGCATTCGACGTGCCGAGCTTGCCATCCGCACCGGGCAAACGGAAGCTCCATTGCCATTGCTGCGCGAAGACCTCGACCTCAGTCGCGTCCTTGGGAACGGTGACGAACTGGCTCCACACGAACAGGCCGGGCGCCAGCAATGCCGCGACGCCGGCAGCGGTGACCACGGTCAGCCAGGATTCGAGCTTTCTGCTTTCGGGCTCGTAGGCCGCTTTTTGCCCTTCCTTGTGCCGGAAGCGGTAAACGCAATAGGCCATGAACAGGACGACGGCGGAGAAGACCGTCCCGGTGATCCAGAAAGTGATGACAAGAGTGCTGTCGATATAGCCCCAGTTAGAGGCTATCGGCGTTGACCACCAAGGGCTCAGCACATGGAACAGCACCGAGCCGACAACAATCAGAACGAGTACGAGCGCTATGGCCATCCTCGGTTCCTCCGGCATTCCGAGGGACGCAGTCCCGTAGGAAGGCCACGCGCATCATAGCGCCATTTGCCTCAGAAATACTAGGGGATGAGGTCGGCTAGGGGCCACGTCACATTTGCAGAGAGCGATAAGCTGGTGGAAAACTCCTCCGCAACTTGTGCGATGATTTTGGCGGCCAACCTATAACGGCATGACTGACAGACTCCTCCCGGTTGGGTTGAATCCCGGCAGATGCTCATGCGCGCCGAATTTGGGGAGCTCGAACGCAGGACATCACGCGGCCGTGACATGATGGTGGAAAGCAGCCAACCGGCCACGCTTTCGCCATCCGAACGAAGTTGATAGACTCGGTTCGACTCCCACTACAGCGCCCGAACCGGGCAGAACAAGGAAACTCCCATGGCTTCGACGACCGTAGCGTTGGTCTGGTATCTGGTAATCGCCGGCCCAGGGGGCGGTATGGCCGTTCTCCCCAGCACCTTCGACAAGCGCGAACAGTGCACCGCCGCCGTCGCCGAGTATCAGAAGCAGCCGACGCCGGCTGGCTGGTCGCTGCAGTGCGTGCCGAGCGCGTCGCCGTTTACCGACGAAGGCGACAACGAAGTCCCTTCGGCGCAGTAAGCATACGGCGGGAAATCGCCACGCTGCGTGTGATTGCCGAAGCCGCGGTCACACGCATTTCAATGGCTGGCGCCCGCACTTCAGCGTTTTGCGCTCACCGTCAGTTCCGGTTTCTGGTTGATGGTCTGGAACACCACGCAGTAGCGTTCTGTCAGTTTCAGCAGCGCGTCTATGCGCTCCTGCGGCTCATTGGTGTCGAGGCCGAATTTCAGCCTGATGGCGCGGAAACCAACGGGTGCATCCCTGGCCACGCCAAGGGTACCGCGAAAGTCGAGGTCGCCTTCAGCCTCGACCGTGGCGGCGCCGAGCTTGAATTCCAACGCCGTCGCCACCGCCTTCAGCGTCACGCCGGCGCAGGCCACCAATGCCTCGAGCAGCATGTCGCCTGAGCACAGCTCAAGCCCAGATCCACCGGTCGCCGGGTGCAGTCCCGCGACAGCAAGCGCCCTGCCCGTCTCGACCTTGCAGGCGATCGACTGGTCGTCGATCGAACCTCTGGCCCTGAGCGTGACCAGGGCGCGCTCGGCGTCGTCGCGATAGGCCTCCTTCAACGGCGCCTGCATGGCCTTCAATCCGGTCGCGTCCATTTCCAATCCTTTCAGCAGCGCTTCCTGTCATGTTCGCACAGGGCATTGTCACCGTGGATGCCGTCGGTCCAGCCACATGGAGACAACCGAGGATGTGCAGGCATCCCAACCTGATGCAACTCCCTGCCCCAACGCAAGCCCGCCGCTGGCGTAGCGCGCCTGCGTTTTTCACCCGTATAGCGTATCCATGCGAAGCCCGGTTTTCAAAGCCTTCGCAGTGCTTCTCGGCAATCATTTCTCTGAACAGGCCCGTGCCGCATGGCCGACATCGCCATTCTTGAAACACGTGAAAGGGTGCTTGCAGGCATCCTGTTCACGGGCGCGGCCTATTTCCTGTTTTCCACGCAGGATGCATCGATCAAGCTTCTGGTCGTGGGCATGACGGTCTGGCAGATCATGTTCTTTCGCAGCATCACGATCCTGGTCGGATGTGCGGCAATTGGCGGGCGTCGCCTGTTCGAGGACACGGTGCGCTCGTCCGTCCTCCGGCCAATGTTCTTGCGCAGCGTGTTCACGCTGGCTGCCTGGATCTGCTTCTACAATGCCGCCAAGACCATGCAGCTGGCCGAACTCACCACCATCTATTACGCCGCCCCGATCATCATCACGGTGCTTTCGGTGGTGATGCTTGGTGAGAAGGTTCCTGCCCTGCGCTGGCTGGCCGTGTTCATCGGCTTCGCCGGCGTCTTCGTCGCCTGCGACCCGACCCGTCTCGGACTGTCCATGCCGGTGCTGCTGGTGCTGGCCGCGGCGATCTTGTGGGCCATCGCCATCATTTTGATGCGCAAGACCTCGCTGGCCGAGCGCACGATGATCCAGCTCGTCTTGAACAACACCTTCTTCCTGGCGTTTTCGGCCGTTCCGACCTTTTTTCTATGGCAAGCAATGACATGGGACCAGTTGCTGTTGTTGATCGCCGTCGGCGCGCTGGGCGGGATCGCCCAGTATCTTCTGTTCGAAGGCATGAAGCGCGCGCCTGTTTCGATTTTGGCACCGCTCGAATACACTTCGCTGATCTGGTCCTTCGCGCTGGGTTTCGCGATATGGGGCGATGTACCGCGCCCCGAAGTGTTCATCGGCGCGGCAATCATCGTGTCCGCCGGCCTGGTGATTGTCGCCAACGAGCGTTTTCGCAAGTGGGCGTAAAACCCTGCGGGGAATTCGCGCGCAATAATTGATCCCTGCTGACAGCAGGGTGTCAGTACGGGCCGGACTAGTATCCGCCATGGCGAAAGGTTCTTGAGCATGCAAGGCAATAGCAGCCCATCCACCGAGCAAACCCTTGGCATCATCCTGGTGTCGGCATCGGCAGCCGTGTTCGCCCTTACCGGGGTGCTGACCAAATCCATCCGCGCCGATCCGCTGACCATCATCTGCTGGCGTGGCTTTGTCGGCTCGATCCTGATCACGCTCTACGTACTGTGGCGTCGACAGCGCTCCGGCGGGCAGGAGAGCCTGCGGCTCGGCTGGCGCGGCTGGCTGCTGGCGGTCGAGGGAGCCCTGGCGAGCATTGCCTTCATCTGCGCCTTCAAGTTCACCTTTGTCGCCAATGTGGCGATCATCTACGCCACAGCGCCCTTCGTCACCGCCCTGCTCGCCTTTGCACTGGTCAGGGAGCGGTTTCGCCCGCAGACGATGATCGCCGCCGCGGTATCGCTCTGCGGCGTCGCGATCATGGTCTGGTCCGGTTTCGGCACCGGCAATCTGTTCGGCGACTTTCTGGCGTTGCTGATGACGATCGGCAGCGCGCTCTACATGATCATGGTCCGCGCCTTCCGCGAGACGCCGGTGGTATGGGCGGGCGCAGTGTCGGCGTTCCTTCTGTTCGTGCTCGGCTGGTTCGTCACCGACCCGCTGGCGGTTTCACCAAGGGACGCCGTCCTGCTCGTGACATTCGGCGCATCCTTCGCGCTGTCGTCCATCTTGTGGACGGAGGGGGCTCGGCTCATCCCGGCCCCCGAATCCGGCCTGCTCGGCTCGGCCGAAGTGCCTTTCGCCATCCTGTTTGCCTTCCTGTTCCTGGCCGAGATTCCGCCCGCCGCCAGCATTATCGGTGGCGCCATCGTGCTGTGCGCTGTGTTCGCCCATGCCGGACGTGACTGGCTCATGGCAAGGCAACAGCGCGCAACCGTCTCGGTTTGAAAAATTTCGCAACGTCACGGAACCATCACCGGTTTCAGGCATTGTTGTCGTGACGGGCACCCCAAGTCCCCCCAAACCCCTTGCCCGTCCTACCTCCAGCCGACCGCAAGGTCGGCTTTTTCTTTGCCTCAGCCGAAGCCACCTGACGAGGCGAGGTTGCCGCTGATCAACGCCGCCAGATCTCGGGCTGGGGATTGCGCCTCGCCGCGCAGCCTTATGGCGAATTCGGCAATGGGAACCGGGGGCAGGCCAAGATCGCGCGGCGCCCTGACGATCCCGGAATACGCGAACCGTGCCGTTCTCAGCGTCAACGCGATGCCAGCATTCACCGCCGTGCGCAGGCCGGCCAGGCTGGCGCTGGTGGCGGCTATCCGGTAGTGGCGCCCAGCAGCATCAAGAGTGGCGATCGCGGCATCGCGAAAACCGCAATGCGGATCGAGCAGCGCCAACGGCACCTCGTCCTGCCGCGAAACCAACCCCTTTTGCGAACACAGCCAGACCATTGGCTCCCTGAGCACGCCGACTTCATCCGGCGTTGGGAACTGGCGCATGGCGATCGTCAGATCGAGAAGGCCGGACTGCAGCGCTTGCGCAAGTTCAACCGAGCGGCCGACACGCAGCTCGATCCTGACACGCGGATGGCTGACGGCGAAGGCCCTGAGCAGATTGGGCAAGCCGCTATCGGCGAAATCCTGCGTTGTGCCGATAGCGAGGCGGCCGTCGGCTCGCGCACCCTTGAGCGCAAGCCACGCCTCGCTGTGTACGGAAAGGATACGGCGCGCATGGCCGACAAGATCTTCGCCGGCGGGTGTCAGGCCGCGCCCCCGCCCCTGCGGCATCAACAGCGGCTCGCCGACGATCTCCTCAAGTCGTTGCATCTGCGCCGTCACCGCCGAGGGCGTGCGGCCGACCATCGATGCCGCCTGTGCCAACGAGCCGCCATCGACGAAGGCGAGGAACGTTCTGAGAAGGTCGGGATCAAACAACTGCATACTTCGACAATATCGAATCTTCACTTAAAAACAATTCGATTTTTTTGACTCAAAGATGGCGGCATAGTGCTTCCAACGGCAATCGCACGCTGCTCAACCAAGGAGAAGGAAAATGCCAATCATCAACATCAGCGTGACCGGCAAGCCCGACGCCGCTCTGTCCGCCAGGATCGCCAAGGAAGTGACCGGGATCACCGCCACGCAGTTGCGCAAGGATCCAACGATTACCGCGGTCGCCATATCCTACGTCGATCCGCAGCACTGGTTCGCGGGCGGCAAGTCACTGGCCCGGCATGGCGCAAACACCTTCTGGCTGGACATCAAGGTGGTCGACGGCACCAATACCAAGCTCGAGCTGGAAGCCTATCTTGAGGCGATCTTCGCTGCTTTCAGCCACTTGCTGGGCACGGTGCACGAGGAAAGCTATGCCTTCGTGCACGAAGTGCCGGCCGCCGCCTATGGCTATGGCGGCAAGACGCAGGAGTTCCGCTTCATCAGCGGGAGGTTGAAGGCTGCTTGAGCGCCTTCTTCCCGCATTGACGTTGACCCCACATCGTCTAGGTTCTTGCCGAAGCGGCCAGCCAAGAGCCGCAAAGCGAGAACGGGAGGATGCGGCATGGTCCTGACGCTGGCGCTGCTTGCCGGGCTGATTGCAGCCTGGCTGATGATCGCGGTGGTGGAGAAAATCCGGCTTGGGCTGCGATTTGCCCAGGCGTTGCTCTATGTGCCGTTCAAGCTCGCCTACCGGATCGCCGACGATCGCATCAAGATCGCTCGCAATGCCCAAGCCCCGGTCATCTACGTCATCTCGCATCAGTCGCGCATCGAACCGGCGCTGATGCTGTCACTGTTGCCGGAAGACACGCTGCATATTCTCGACGACGCCTCGGCCAGATCGCCCTGGCTGGAGCCGTGGCGCGAGCTTGGCCGCACCATCGCCTTCAACGCCGAACATGTCTTCGTCAGCCGCCGGCTGGTGCGTGTCTTGAAGGGCAAGGGCCGGCTTGCCGTCTATTTGCCCGATGCGGTCGAGCCGGATGTGAAGTCCTTCCGCCTGTTTCGCGCCATCACCCGCATCGCCATGCAGGCCGACGCCCGCATCGTGCCGATCTTCGTCGGCGGTGCGCGTTACCTGCCGGTATCGCTGACGCCAGCCGCGATCGCGCCGCGCCACTGGTTTCCGTGCCTGTCGATCAGCGTGCTGGAGCCGATGACCATCGCCGAGTTGGTGGCACGAAACCCCGACCAGGCGTCGAACACCAATGCGCTGTTCGATCGTTTCGCCGAGGCCCGGTTTGCCGCCACCGATCTCGAGCGCGGCCTCTTTGTCGCCATGCGCGACGCCGCTGACCGCGTCGGTGCCTCGCACCCGATCATCGAGGACGTCATAAGCGGCGCGCTGAGCTACAGAAAACTGTTCATTGGCGGCCGGGTTCTGGGTCGACGTTTCGAGGCCGTCACGGCGCCGGGCGAAGCTGTCGGAGTGCTCCTGCCCAACGCCAACGGCGTCGTGCTGACGCTGCTAGGCTTGCTGTCGGGCGGGCGCGTGTCAGCCATGATCAACTACACGGCGGGGCCAGCAAGCGTCACCGCTGCCGTCCGCACGGCGGTCATCCGTACCGTGGTCTCCTCTCGCGCCTTCGTCGAGAAGGCCGATCTCGCCGACATTGTCACGGCCGTCGAAACAGGCGGCGCAAGGCTGCTGTGGCTGGAGGATTTGCGCGAAAGCGTGACGCCACTGGAAAAACTCACGGCAGCCGTGCTGTGGCGCTGGCCACTGCAGCCGCAGAACGCGGCCAAGCCTGCTGTGATCCTGTTCACCTCCGGTTCGGAAGGCACGCCCAAGGCGGTAGTGCTGTCGCACAAGAACCTTCTCGCCAACGCCATGCAGGCCGAGGCCCGGATCACCATCTCGCCGGCCGACATCCTGCTCAACGTGCTGCCGGTGTTCCACTCGTTCGGGCTGACGGGCGGCACCATCCTGCCATTGGTCACCGGGGTGAAACTGTTCCTCTACCCGTCGCCGCTGCACTACAAGATCATCCCCGAGATCGCCCGCAAAGTCAGGCCGACGATCATGTTCGGCACCGACACCTTCCTGGCCAATTATGCGCGCACCGCCAAGGATGGCGATTTCTCGAGCCTGCGTTTCGTTGTTGCCGGTGCCGAGGCGGTGAAACCCGAAACCCGCCGCGTCTATCGCGACCGCTTCCAGGCCGAAATCATCGAAGGTTTTGGCCTGACGGAAGCCGCACCCGTCGTCGCCGTCAACACCGCGATCCATGGCCGCGACGGTACGGTTGGCCGGCTTCTGCCGGCGATGCGCATGAAACTCGAACCGGTCGAAGGCATCAGCGACGCCGGGCAATTGTGGCTCGATGGCCCGAACCTGATGATGGGCTATATGACCGCCGATCGCCCCGGCGAATTGCAGCCGCTGACCGGCTGGCACGATACGGGAGACATCGTTGCCGTCGATCGCGAAGGCTTCATCACCATTCGTGGCCGGGCCAAGCGGTTCGCCAAGATCGCCGGCGAGATGGTGTCGCTGGGTGCGGTCGAGATGCTGGTGCAGTCGCTATGGCCAGAACAGCGCCACGCAGCGGTGGCGGTGCCGGACAAGAGGCGCGGCGAGCGCATTGTGCTGGTCACCACCGCCGAGGACGCCGACCCGGAAGAATTGCGCAAGTTCGGCAGGCAGGCGGGCGCAGCCGAGCTGATGGTGCCCAACGACATCGTCAAGGTTCGGGAAATTCCGGTGCTGGGTTCGGGCAAGACCGACTATGTCTCGACCCGCAAGCTGGCGCTCGACAAGCTTGGAGTTGCTGCTTAGCTATCAGCCAGTTCAGCCAATATCCGAGGGAGGAACCTTTTCGCCCTCCAGCTTGGCGCGCTTCGAATAGGAGAGCACGCTGAACGGCAAGAAGACCAGGTAGCCGGCGACCGATGCCGTCAGCGTATACCAGGGATAGGTCATCAACAGCAGAATGTAGAGGACGACGCCGAGGATGATCGGCAGCACCTTGTCGCCGGGTATCTTGAAGCTCTTGCCGGAATAGACCGGCAGCCGGCTGACCAGCAGGAAGGCGACCAGTATCGTGAAGCCCGTGGCGACAAAGGCTGTCAACCGGGTTGGTTCGACGCCGAGCCGCAGGAATGAAAGATAGAGCGGCAGCATCACCAGCACGGCGCCCGCAGGCGCCGGCACGCCGACGAAATATTCGCTCTGCCATGACGGGCGATCGATTTCCTCGTCCAGCACATTGAAGCGTGCGAGCCTCAACCCGCAGGCAATTGCGAACAGGAGCGCGGCGATCCAGCCCGGCGAGCCGGCCTGGTCGAGCATGAAGGCATAAAGCACCAAGGCGGGCGCCACGCCGAAATTGACGATGTCGGCCAGGGAATCCATCTGCGCGCCGAATTTCGAGGTCGCCTTCAGCATCCGCGCCAGACGCCCGTCGATGCCGTCGAGAAAGGCGGCGAGCAGCACCATCACCACCGCGGTCTCGAAACGGCCTTCGAAACCGAAGCGGATGCCGGACAGGCCGGCACAGATGGCAAGCACGGTGACGAGGTTCGGCAGCACCATGCGCATCGGGATTTCACGGATGCGCGGGCCGCCGCTGCCATGCGCCTCGAATTTCTTGAACGGCGCGCCCACGGTCAGGAAATCCGTACGAGGGGTGTTCCGGCAATGCCGCCGAATTCGGCCAGCACGGTCTCGCCGCCAACGGCCGTCTGGCCAACGGCAACGCGCGGCGTGGCGGTCAAGGGCAGGAACACGTCGACGCGCGAACCGAAGCGGATCAGGCCGAAACGCTCGCCGATGGCGATCGTGCCGCCGGTCTCGGCCCAACAGACGATGCGCCGCGCCACCAGGCCGGCGATCTGCACGGCGGCGACAACGCCGTTCGGGCTCTCGATGACCAGACCATTGCGCTCGTTCTCAGTGCTTGCCTTATCGAGCTCGGCATTGAGGAATTTTCCTGGCCGATGCTCGATTTTGGAGATGCGGCCACGCACCGGCGCGCGGTTCACATGACAGGAAAAGACGTTCATGAACACCGAGATGCGGGTCATCTCGCCATTGCCGAGGCCAAGCTCGCGCGGCGGCACAGCCGGTCCAACCGCCGAGATGATACCGTCGGCGGGGCTCACCACCAGACGATCGTCGACCGGCGTGACGCGTTCCGGATCACGGAAGAAATAGACACACCATGCCGTCAGGATCAGGCCGATCCAGAACAGGATGGACGAGAAATAGCCAAGAAAGAGCGTTGCCGCGCCGAAGGCGGCGATGAACGGATAGCCCTCGCGATGGATCGGAACGAACGCATTCTTGATCGTGTCAACGAGGCTCATCGGTTGAAAACAGGCTCCATTTCAGGTCCGGCCTGTCTATCGGAAACGTCCCACCGCCGCAACGCGACAATCAGACTGGCAAGAGCAGGAGCCATGCGCCCAGCGCATGCGCTGCGTGGTAGGGAAAAGCGGTCATCCGCGGGCCTGGCTAGAAACCGGGAATCCGCTGGTAGTTGGCGATGTCCGCACGGACGCCCAGCCGAGTGAGCGTTTCCTGAGGGTTGAAACCGACAAGCGCCTGCGCCGCCTTGACGATTGGCACGACGTTGTCGACGGCCGCCTGGTTTTCCCACTCGACAATTGTGACGAGATTGAACTCGCCCGGGCCCGAGAATTGCTCAAGCAGAAAATCCTGCACGAACCCATCTTGCAGGCGCAGCAATTCATGCGTCGCCCTGACCTTGCGGAGTATCTCCTCGCGGGCCTCGGCTGGGACGACGAACTTGTCCACCCTGAACACGCTGATATTGCCAAGCTGTTGATTTAGCAGATCCATTTTTCACACCTCCGATTGCGAGCGGATGCCCTTGGCACCTTCGATCGGAGGTCTACGATCTCAACTTAAGTTGAGGTCAAGCGGAAAAACCACTGCCTTTCCGCGCCTTCAATTCACCTCGGATGTGCGACGGCGAACAATGACACCCAGTTCGTCGCCCTCACGCGCGATGCGCAGCCGCTCCTCGGCTTCGGTCGCCTCGCGCTGGCGATCCCACATAGAGGCGTAGAGGCCGTGCTTGCGCATCAGGTCGGCATGGGTGCCACGCTCCGCGATCTGGCCGTCCTGCAAAACGATGATCTCGTCGGCGGA
The nucleotide sequence above comes from Mesorhizobium shangrilense. Encoded proteins:
- a CDS encoding AMP-binding protein; this translates as MVLTLALLAGLIAAWLMIAVVEKIRLGLRFAQALLYVPFKLAYRIADDRIKIARNAQAPVIYVISHQSRIEPALMLSLLPEDTLHILDDASARSPWLEPWRELGRTIAFNAEHVFVSRRLVRVLKGKGRLAVYLPDAVEPDVKSFRLFRAITRIAMQADARIVPIFVGGARYLPVSLTPAAIAPRHWFPCLSISVLEPMTIAELVARNPDQASNTNALFDRFAEARFAATDLERGLFVAMRDAADRVGASHPIIEDVISGALSYRKLFIGGRVLGRRFEAVTAPGEAVGVLLPNANGVVLTLLGLLSGGRVSAMINYTAGPASVTAAVRTAVIRTVVSSRAFVEKADLADIVTAVETGGARLLWLEDLRESVTPLEKLTAAVLWRWPLQPQNAAKPAVILFTSGSEGTPKAVVLSHKNLLANAMQAEARITISPADILLNVLPVFHSFGLTGGTILPLVTGVKLFLYPSPLHYKIIPEIARKVRPTIMFGTDTFLANYARTAKDGDFSSLRFVVAGAEAVKPETRRVYRDRFQAEIIEGFGLTEAAPVVAVNTAIHGRDGTVGRLLPAMRMKLEPVEGISDAGQLWLDGPNLMMGYMTADRPGELQPLTGWHDTGDIVAVDREGFITIRGRAKRFAKIAGEMVSLGAVEMLVQSLWPEQRHAAVAVPDKRRGERIVLVTTAEDADPEELRKFGRQAGAAELMVPNDIVKVREIPVLGSGKTDYVSTRKLALDKLGVAA
- the pssA gene encoding CDP-diacylglycerol--serine O-phosphatidyltransferase, encoding MGAPFKKFEAHGSGGPRIREIPMRMVLPNLVTVLAICAGLSGIRFGFEGRFETAVVMVLLAAFLDGIDGRLARMLKATSKFGAQMDSLADIVNFGVAPALVLYAFMLDQAGSPGWIAALLFAIACGLRLARFNVLDEEIDRPSWQSEYFVGVPAPAGAVLVMLPLYLSFLRLGVEPTRLTAFVATGFTILVAFLLVSRLPVYSGKSFKIPGDKVLPIILGVVLYILLLMTYPWYTLTASVAGYLVFLPFSVLSYSKRAKLEGEKVPPSDIG
- a CDS encoding phosphatidylserine decarboxylase yields the protein MSLVDTIKNAFVPIHREGYPFIAAFGAATLFLGYFSSILFWIGLILTAWCVYFFRDPERVTPVDDRLVVSPADGIISAVGPAVPPRELGLGNGEMTRISVFMNVFSCHVNRAPVRGRISKIEHRPGKFLNAELDKASTENERNGLVIESPNGVVAAVQIAGLVARRIVCWAETGGTIAIGERFGLIRFGSRVDVFLPLTATPRVAVGQTAVGGETVLAEFGGIAGTPLVRIS
- a CDS encoding antibiotic biosynthesis monooxygenase, with translation MDLLNQQLGNISVFRVDKFVVPAEAREEILRKVRATHELLRLQDGFVQDFLLEQFSGPGEFNLVTIVEWENQAAVDNVVPIVKAAQALVGFNPQETLTRLGVRADIANYQRIPGF